In one Candidatus Saccharimonadales bacterium genomic region, the following are encoded:
- a CDS encoding tyrosine-type recombinase/integrase, whose product MQKAQLSVASYQVAPVSTLQSLPAQVLDTSTLIQRYLKYIRKIENKAPKTVDNRRDILVPFYRWSKITDPQLITLQHIDAYFMKRSEKIKASSLSTERQVVRLFFRYCQEYHEIPMSFRYEVIHRTKVKPPRVKPLPRDIVIKVIRACAQEQDRLIVAVLFETGLRIGELLNLCVSDIHGVQIQVRGKGEEDRIVCMSAFLAASLRAYLVKRGITQGNVFRPLQRHVNHPNDRYVSAYAVRDRIENVFKKHGIKMHPHQLRHSFAHEYLMAGGDLRSLQLLLGHASIETTQRYLGLSDNQLAAIYQRTLPNSVLAQTP is encoded by the coding sequence GTGCAGAAAGCACAACTTTCTGTGGCTTCTTATCAGGTCGCTCCAGTCAGTACCCTGCAAAGTCTTCCCGCCCAAGTACTTGATACGAGTACTCTTATACAGCGTTATCTAAAATACATCCGGAAGATAGAGAACAAAGCGCCAAAAACAGTTGATAACAGGCGTGATATTTTAGTGCCCTTTTATCGGTGGTCGAAAATTACAGACCCTCAGCTTATAACTCTGCAGCACATAGACGCATATTTTATGAAGCGGAGTGAGAAGATCAAAGCCTCTTCCCTAAGCACCGAGCGCCAAGTTGTTCGTTTGTTTTTTCGTTATTGTCAGGAGTATCACGAGATTCCTATGTCTTTTCGGTATGAGGTAATCCACAGAACCAAGGTTAAACCACCTAGAGTTAAGCCTTTACCCCGCGACATCGTAATCAAGGTAATACGGGCATGCGCGCAGGAGCAAGACCGCCTTATAGTCGCGGTACTTTTTGAAACTGGCTTACGCATCGGGGAGTTACTAAATCTCTGCGTGAGCGACATACATGGTGTACAGATACAGGTTCGTGGCAAAGGTGAAGAAGATCGCATTGTCTGTATGTCAGCCTTCCTGGCGGCCTCTCTGCGTGCTTACCTGGTAAAACGGGGCATTACACAGGGTAATGTCTTCCGGCCGCTCCAGCGCCACGTAAACCACCCTAACGACCGGTACGTATCAGCCTATGCAGTTCGTGACAGGATTGAGAATGTATTTAAGAAGCATGGCATCAAGATGCACCCCCACCAGCTAAGGCATAGTTTTGCCCATGAGTACCTCATGGCAGGAGGCGATCTGAGAAGCTTACAATTACTGCTCGGCCATGCTAGTATAGAGACAACACAACGGTATCTGGGGTTATCTGATAACCAGTTGGCCGCCATCTACCAACGAACCTTACCTAACTCTGTTTTAGCACA